A window of Malania oleifera isolate guangnan ecotype guangnan chromosome 2, ASM2987363v1, whole genome shotgun sequence genomic DNA:
gacttgggaagcaaagggaacagGATGGTGCTCCCCACAAGACACATACTCAAGATTAGAAACTGTTTTAAGTTGTCCgatgaaggatgaccaaggtgaTGTGTATTTAAAGTGGTGTTGTGGCAGCACTGCAGACAATAGGAAGAGAGagcaactcaaagtagtaaaatCCACAAGCCTCACTTGTTGTGCCAATTGTCTTCTTCATCTTCAGATTAATGACAAAAGAATTAGGTAAGTGGGTTATAGAATAATTTAGCGACTTTGTAGTTCTAGTAACAAACATAAGATTGAAGCGAGTTTAGGGATGtacaaaatagaagaaagagagactgagggagtaggatttactattcTTATTCCCTTAACTATAGCATCGGACCCACCGgaaagggtaacttgaggtagattttcaGAGTACTAGAGGGTAGAAAAGAGGTTGGTCACACCTCTCATGTCATATGTTTAGTGGTGGCAAAATTGATAACCCAATGACTAGTGGATAGATAACTGATGACAAGCGTGCTTAGCAAAatatgcaatgtgatgagatgttTGTTAAGATTCCTCCTACTATAGCAACCTTGAATACTCCACTGAATTAGTTATACTGCCATAATGGCCGAAGAAGTGACTGACAAAGGAAACATACGTATGGGATTCAGggattccatcccaacacactCAACCTTGACTATGGCAGCAAATTAGAAACACTCAGCGAACAATATATTTTTGGGACTCCTAGACTCCATCCCAACTCACACAACCTTTGACCATCAAAGCAAACCGGAAATACACGACCAACAAGATAAACAATCACAAACGCAACAAATACCACTGTTTCGTGCCCCAATAAACTTAGTAAACATTGACAAACAGCTTCAGGAAGACTAAACAATCATTCCTAGAGTGCCACAAATGAGCAAATAAAAAGGTGAGATCTCTGGACTTAAGACCATTACCGTAACTCAGTAACATATGTTTATAAAGGGATTCAAATAGTGTTGGATCAACTCAGGCCAGAAACATGCCTGTATGAACCTTCATGAGCTGTTTTGTGGGGTCGGCTCTGCCTGCCTTTGACCAGCGTGTGAGGGTGCGTGGGAGCAGCTCATGCGATGGGATTTCATTGATGGGCAAATCGGAAATGCTTGTGAGTGTCTATGGTGTTGGTTTTGCAAAGTCTGAAGGGGTTTTCTTTTTTCCTTCGTTCGGGGAATTTCCAGCAACTGCTGTGGCTTCTGGCAGCTGCTGGTTGGTTTTCAGGTCAACAGTGGTGCTGGCATTTCTCCCACAATGGTAGACATGCagtggattttgggttttaggctttggTTTGATGGTGGCTGTGGCAATTAGGGTTTATGTCTCAGAATTATGCTGTGATACAATGTTGAAGAATTGGGTAATTTGGAAGAACTAATCAGGTCTctccttctatttataatatatgccaaGCAAATGAAAATGACCATATTGCCCTTGCTCATgcactaactcacacttactaacacAGCAATAACACGCAGCAGTAACACTAAATAACTATGGTAACTAATAACAACTATCATAGCTAGTCCTGTAAACCTTAGTCACAGAAACGAATGCACCTTGTCTCATACCAAAGTCACCTTAGGCTAAGGTTTTTGCAGGACTGGACAGAACAGTATTGAACTGGATTAACTTTGATAATTTTCGTATCCCATGTTTGGTCTATCATCTACTAGGGACATGATAAGGGCATGTctgaattttttttcccttttggtGTTATTGTCTATGTGATGTCAGCTCTAGCCCATGTGCATGGGCTGAGGAGCCCCACCCACATCCCCAGCTCCCCCTCTCCCGCCCAAAGAAAACACCACCTCCGCAAAACCTACCATATCATTTACTTTTGTTGGACCAAACATGGGCAAAAAGTGTTTAGCCAACCATAGCCACTCTTAGACCATGAAACAGAACTTCCCCTTGCCAGAGATTTCTTGCTGCATCAACCCCAACAAGCAGAGTCATTGCACCTGATTTGTCTGCCTCTAGAACACCCCTTTGAAAATTATGGCGTTTCTCTCCGACCTAACACACCAAATAAACAGCCATAATAGTGAATCGTCACAAGGCTTTCCAATCCTTCCCTTTTCCAAAACCTCTAAAAGTGAGAGCGCAAAAAGCCTTCAAAAAAGGAGGGACAGATCCAGTCTTCACCACATatgccaaataatttattccataaaGCCCAAGTAAAGGAGCAATGAAGAACAAATGTGAGCAAGTCTCCCCACTACTCAAACGAAGGACACAAACATCCAGTGATAAGGCCATATTAGACCTTCTCTTTTGAAGCACATCATTAGTAGTAATCCTATCAAGTACCAGAgtccaaataaaagcttttatttttgagggagctttagctttccaaatcaaagATTACACACCAAAAGGGTCCCCATTAGGGTTGCGACTCCAATAAgagaaaaaagatttacaagagaaATCCCCAGAAGGATCCAAGCTCCAAACCCTTTTATCATTCTTCTAATTAAAGTGAAGAGAATCAAGCAAACTGGTTAAAAGAGCCTGCTCATCAATCTCTCTATTGTTGAGATTTCTACCAAAATGGAAATTCAAAGAGAGACTGTCCcattgcaaaagaaaaaaaaaaaaaaatcataaataggGGTATCGGGTGAAGAATAGAGACTCGATAAAGATGGGGAGAAGCAATAGCCAACAGCATCTCCCCAATCCAAAGGTCCTCTCAGAAACGAATTCGCTTCCTGTTACCCTTCATGTACTGGATGTTAGGAAAGAAATAATTATAAATCAGAGATATAAACTTCCAAGGACTCGCATGAGTAATATTATCCCCAactttagcatcccacccattctgTAGTAGATCAAATTTACTACGAATTACTTTATGCCAAAGATAAAGATTCTAAACGGAAGTGCCATAACCATTTTCCCACCAAGGAAATGTTTTTGGGCTCCAAATTACCGAGACCCAGACCTCCCTCCCTTTTAGACATACACAGTCTCCTAACCTACAGGGTGATCCCTTTGACTTCCTCCCCCACTTGACCACAAGAAATCCCTCATTAATTTCTCAAGCCTACATGCCACTTTCACAGGAATTCTAAAACAAGAGATAATACAAAGGAATGGAAGAAACACATGCATGGATAAGGGTAATCTGACCCCCTAAGGTGAAAAAAGCCCCTTTTCACCCATCTAGTCTCCCAGCCACTCTCTCAAAAACAGGATCCCTGAAAGAATCAACATTAGGATTATTACCGAAGGGAACACCTAAATATATAATCGGCCAATTCAAAACCGCACAGCCCACAAGTGTAACAAAGGGTCAACATTAATGCCAAGGTTCACTTGACCACTCTTTGAGAAGTTAATCTTCAAATCAGAAGCTTTCTTAAAAACCTGAAGGATAGTTAGTAAATTAGAAAAACAATCCATGCTATCTGTGAGGAAGAGAATCATATCATCTGTAAATTGGAGATGTGAAATGACACATCCCTCATTTCCTACCTTAATCCCCTCCACCAGCCCTCTATTAACTCCTGTCTCAATCATCCTGCTCAAACCATCAACTACAATGttaaagagaaaaggagagaggGTATTCACCTGTCTAAAACCCATGGACGCACGAAACCAAGACCTAGCCTCACCATTAACTAAAATAGAGTAGACCACAGAAGATAAGCATCCTCTAACAGTCCAAAACCTTTTCTATTCATAACCTTGTCCAGGAAACTTTAGTTCACCCTATCATAGGCCTTTTCAAAATCCAGTTTCAGCACTAGACCCCTCTTTTTCCTATGGACAGCATCTTCAACCAACTCATAAGCTATGAAAGCAGCATCAAGGATATGTCTATCACCTATAAAAGCACATTGGCTAAGGGAGATAAGAGTCCTCCAATCTCTTAGATAACACCTGAAAATAAATGCATTGGAATTTGGAccatgttcttttttttttttttttcttattattattttttcatgtttagtgtgtgctcTGTGACGCCTCCTGTTCAGCTGGCATATTAGCTGCTTTCTCTAGCAATTTGGAACTTGGTTTTCTTGTTAATTTCTTATTAAAGTGCGGTCATCAACCATAACTTGGTTCAGCTATGCAGGTTAGTGTAGATGGTTTGCTTTGCTGTACAATTTCAAATGACCATTCTGTGAAAATATATGACGTAGTCAACTATGACATGATGGTTATGATACGCCTACCTTTTGTTCCTGGTACCATTGAATGGGTTTACAAACAAGGGGATGTCAAAGCTAAGCTTGCTGTAAGTGATCGTAATTCCGCTTTCTTACACATATATGATGCACGAGCTGGTTCAAATGAACCCATAATCTCCAGAGAGGTATTTGCTGCCTTCCACTTGTCAATAGTTTGGTGCTACCCTCCTCCCTTTCCCCACTAACTGTGATGCATGCGTTATTCTGTTTCCCCCTTTTTCAGATACACTTGGGGCCAGTGAAGGTCATGAAGTATAACCATGTGTTTGACACTGTGATATCTGCAGATTCTAAGGGAATCATTGAGTATTGGAGCCCTGCTACACTACAGTTTCCAGAGAATGGGTTTGTTTTTGTCTGCATACTATTCATACACATTTACGCCTGTTAGTTAATGCTCATTGATGATGAAAAAAACCCAGTAACCAGGAAGGAAatttattagaacaaataaacACTCGTAAAGTAGTAATTGAGTGTGTGCGACCGTaatactactacatatatatatgaaaaagtGACATTCTGAAAAAAAACAAGGACATTGGGCTCATTCATTGCACTGGTAACCTAACATGATTATTTACTGACAAAATTACATTAAGTCACGCCCATTGATAGAATAATCATCCCTACTATCCTTCAGCTGGCATATTTAGGTTGTCTTAAATGTTGTATAATTTTGTTCTCTGTTTTCTACATCTTTGTTCTTGAGTGCATAGAACAGGAATGTGTATGCACGTGTCACACTTCTCACACCTGCTCTAATCACAAAATTTTGATTCCCCCCCACGCCCTTTTTTTAATGGTTCTCTTGGAAAGAGAAAGGCGAAGGGAAAAAGGCCCAAACATGCATTAGGATTCCCCAGTTGGATGAAAAAAGGCCAATATGGgctaatttaaaatgttttttaaattATGATGGAAGGGGTTAAgaaagtgatttttcatttttggaaTTAATCTAGGATAAGTTTTCcttcttttgtttcattttttttcttttttgattttagGTTTCTTTTGAGGACTGCCACCCTCTTTCTGGTTGTATTTCTTCGGCTCATTTTTAATACATTTCTCTTGCTATCTAAAAAGTGCATTAGGATTCTCAATTTATTGGGAACTTAACATAGTGTCCTTTTGGAACAACTTTCAGTAAAGTGATTTCATAATGTAAATTGCTTTAGGCTGGTAAGACAACTTAGTCAGAGAGTCATATTCTTGGACTTGCAAATTGGTTGAACCTAAACTACTTTTGATGTTGGTTATTGAGGCTTACTTCAAGGCTGACTTTTTAGGTTGATAATCATTTGCCAATCAAATTTTTGCAGGTAAGCACTTATATTATGAATTCACTTTCAATCTAAAGCTGTTCCAAATAAGCCTATAATAAATCTCATCTTGGATGGTTTTTTAAATGCATTTCCTATCTCACCCTATTAAAAATCACTAGCTGTAAATTTGTGTGATGCACGGTTAAGAGATGAAAAAAACAAATAGAGAGAACAatgttattaataatatataagaaggataaatttattaaataaaaatgttatttAGTAAAAAATATGTAACGAGTTGGATGTTCTTAGGGCTGAACATAATTTGGGTAAAACCAAATTAACCGGCCAAACAGATTAAATTTGGTTAGTTCGATTTGGTTAATATATCTAATTCAGTTGGTTCAGTTTTTGTTTTCACAAAAAAATCAGTTTTAGGTTATTGGTTCAGTATGCCGGCTTTATatgtttggttaaccgaattaactgattATTTATagatattaataatttaatatatataatatattaactGGAGAAGTAAAAGAATATAGCAgtgaattatatatattaataatttaatatataaatatcagTCATGGAGATGGGGGGGAAACACATACATAATTCTGTTAAAATTGGTTAATAGATTTAAGTTACTATTCAGTCGGTTATGGGTTTGGTTAAATAAGTAATTCGGTTCAGTTCAGTTAACACAATTCTTTAATAAGGTTTTTttagttaatttggttaattaactgcATCCACCGAATGTTAAGTCCTGGATATACTAAGGAGGATTTGTTATGTTCCTTTTTCGTAAAATCTCTTCACTTCAACAAAATCTCTGCtttctttttaattaaaaaattcatGGTTTAAAATATTAGGTTAAGATCCTATAGCACAGTGGTTTGACTAAGATATTGGTGAAAATATAAGGACCAATATCTTCTAAGACTTTGTATTGCTGTGGATCTGGTGATGTGGGTGCTATGGTTTGTATGCAtgtgtttgggggggggggggggggggggcggggggaggGGGAGAATAAAAAGGCACATGGCAAACAAATAGCTCATGCGTCTGAGctttgtataaaatcatatagaCTTTTTTGTGAACAACCCTATGTCCATTTTGTGCTTTATTTGGTCCTATAATGGAAAAAAAATGCACATGcgatattttaataaaattgatGTTGTGTTGCATGTTTAGTTGCATAAAAGTTCCTATATTTTGTCACACTTCcaccaataaaataaaattcatttttctttatgTGTAGGTAAAATTCCATGATTTTTTAGATAAGCAAATAAATTTCATTAAGAGAGAAATGAATATACTAAGCACATGATAATAAATCCTCCAAGAAGTGGAAAAAATTACACAGAaagaacaataaaaaaaaaatcacctcaAAATAGCCTGCCAATCAATCATACTGGaagttagaaaagaaaattaaagcaaCCATTGGAAAACACCCAATGGCTTGTCAAAAACTGGACTCTGACCAAGTGCAATGATGAACCCTTTCCATGAAAATTCCTGCATTCCTCCCCAACCAAATTCCGAATGAAGGAGCGAAAAATGCACATCTACACAGTTTACTAGCATCCTTACTCCTTCCAGTTATCTTGGAAGTAAGAAAAAACCTTCCAACAATTCTAGAAAGACCCAATtctctcaaaacagagcaaacAATCTAGTCCATATTACCCAAACCAATGAATAATGCAAAGTCTATTGTTGTTACTTGTGtttaatagtgtttttatttatttatttattactttttatGGTTCATGCAGGGTGAATTTTCGATTGAAAAGTGATACTAATCTCTTTGAAATTGTGAAGTGCAAAACGACCATTTCTGCTATTGAGGTACAATCTGTTTATTTTAGGGGAGGCTTTTGGTACACCAtaggatatttataaaaaaaattcagttaTTTTTCTCACTTATTTTCAGCATTTATAATATTCTGCTATTATTCCTCAGGTAAGCCCTGATGGAAAGCAATTTTCTATTACATCACCTGATCGTAGGATGCGAGTATTTTGGTTTAGAAGTGGTAAACTAAGAAGAGTTTATGATGAATCCCTTGAGGTAATATTGATATCCACTGTTCAATTCAAGTTTATTTGGCTTTGTACATTCTCAGAACGATCAAGTATTCCATCTTTATTAGGTGGCCCAGGATCTGCAAAGAAGCGATGCTCCCTTGTACCGGCTAGAAGCAATTGATTTTGGGCGAAGAATGGCCGTGGAGAAGGAAATAGAGAAAACTGAAAATGCTCCTCAACCAAATGCTATTTTTGATGAAAGCTCTAACTTCCTTATATATGCTACCCTCCTTGGGATAAAAGTATGCCCTATAACAGCGTAGAGCTTTTTGTTGGAGATTCTACAAATATAAACCCCTTTCTGTTTGCATTGGATTAACGTCCCCTTTTATTTTACGacataaatattcctttttaCATATTTTGGCTTTTCAGATAATAAATTTACACACCAATAAAGTTGCACGAATTCTTGGGAAGGTAGAAAACAATGATCGATTTTTGAGAATAGCATTGTATCAAGGTGATAGAAGCAGTAAAAAAGTAAGAAAAATTCCTGCAGCTGCAGCCAATGTTAATGAAAGCAAGGAGCCTTTGATAGATCCCACCCTATTGTGCTGTGCTTTCAAGAAGCATAGGATCTATTTATTCAGGTACTGGATTGTCTTCTCCACAATACTGGACTCTGTTAAGTTCAATGTTTTCCTTGAACGGCGCAATGGTACTGCCATTGAGGCTGGCCTTTAACTTGTTAGATTCTGTTCACACTGGGATCGTTTGGAACTGCTTACGCAAAAGTTCTTTTCAGAAAAAAAAGTGCTGAATTTAATTACTGCTGATAATAAGTACTGAATTGTAAAAGTGCTGAAAGTTATAAATGgtgtttggttgtgtttaaaataagtggtatttggatacttacttttattatagggtactgtttgattatttttaaacatattttaaatttaaaaattaattaataattatttatgattaaaatttaaatattttctgtaaaaaaataatataaaattattatttttaattaataataatcttgtcattaatgtatatttacaacatattgctatcatattaaattatgataaaaataatattattatttaaatttgaaattgtaatttattgaattttaatttaaattaataaatagttattgttcaattaaaaattgaattataatagctaatatgtatttttaaatatttgtataattaaaaatttaaatgataattatattaattttataattaaaatttaaatatttctattaactaaaataatataatatcatttATTAAcaaacaataatcttgttattaatgtatatttataacatatgattatcacattaatttatgttaaaaatagtatcaatagctaaattaaaaattttagtgtagttaatgttaatttaaatttatagatgatttttttattcattccagaatttaattatatttattaataattaataggttataatgcataataaaataatttatgattaatgtttaattaacattttaattaataattatattaacTGTTATttataattaacatttaaatatttttgttaagtaaaaataatataatgttatatttttattaacaataatcttattcttaatttttatttataacatatgattatcatatgaatttatgttaaataataatttttagtttttaatattaatttaaattaatagttggtttttcttcttcatttcgtaattgaattatgtttcgttaataattaatatattataatacataataaaataatatatgattatcttctaatgtattttttaaattataaaatagtcactaaatttTCTTGTATTTACAAAATAGACCCCGCCTATAAACAGTGCCACTTATAAGTGGCCAAAAAGTTATTTtagattttttcttaaaattcacttaaataattCTCAAAAAAGTGGTTCTGAAAAAGCAGCTTCTCAATAAGTAGtatgctgttttttttttttttggttgaagtgcttattttaagtgataagtgctataaGCACTTTTTTTAAAGTGCTCCCAAATGGGGGGTTAGACTAACAAGCTTTTGCAAGTTCAT
This region includes:
- the LOC131149280 gene encoding peptidyl-prolyl cis-trans isomerase CYP71, coding for MEEPQKINGGSAAVAAESEEEPMIGPGPVLRAPRKRPLQFEHAYLDSLPSANMYEKSYMHRDVVSHVAVSAADFFITGSADGHLKFWKKKAIGVEFAKHFRSHLGPIEGLAVSVDGLLCCTISNDHSVKIYDVVNYDMMVMIRLPFVPGTIEWVYKQGDVKAKLAVSDRNSAFLHIYDARAGSNEPIISREIHLGPVKVMKYNHVFDTVISADSKGIIEYWSPATLQFPENGVNFRLKSDTNLFEIVKCKTTISAIEVSPDGKQFSITSPDRRMRVFWFRSGKLRRVYDESLEVAQDLQRSDAPLYRLEAIDFGRRMAVEKEIEKTENAPQPNAIFDESSNFLIYATLLGIKIINLHTNKVARILGKVENNDRFLRIALYQGDRSSKKVRKIPAAAANVNESKEPLIDPTLLCCAFKKHRIYLFSRREPEEPEDATKGRDVFNEKPPPDELLAVSDIGKTATTSLPDNVILHTTMGDVHMRLYPEECPKTVENFTTHCRNGYYDNLTFHRVIKGFMIQTGDPLGDGTGGQSIWGREFEDEFHKSLRHDRPFTVSMANAGPNTNGSQFFITTVATPWLDNKHTVFGRVVKGMDVVQAIEKVKTDKADKPYQDVKILNVTIPKL